The Streptomyces sp. NBC_00597 DNA segment GAGGCCGGCGGCGGCGAGCGTGACGACCGCGGCGACGGTGTTGGCGACGTTGAACGGGCCGGGCAGCGGGGCCGTGGCCCGTACGCGCTGCCCGTCCGGGCCCAGCAGGGTCAGCGTGGAGTCCATGTGCCCGTGCACGACGTCCTCGGCGCGCCAGTCGGCGGCCGGGTCTCCGGCGGCGGAGAAGGTGACCACCGGGATGGTCGCCTCCTTGGCGAGCCGACGGCCGTACTCGTCGTCGACGTTGACCACCCCGAGGCGGGCGCGGCGCTCGGTGAAGAGCTGCGCCTTGGCCTGGAAGTAGTCCTCCATGTCGGAGTGGAACTCCATGTGCTCCGGGCTCAGGTTGTTGAAGACGGCGACGTCGAAGACGCATCCGTCGACCCGGCCGAGCACCAGGGCGTGGCTGGAGACCTCCATGGCGACGGCCTCGACCCCGCGTTCGCGCATGACCGCGAACAGGGCCTGGAGGTCGGTGGCCTCGGGGGTGGTGCGCTCCGACTTGATGCGCTCGTCGCCGATGCGCATCTCGACGGTCCCGACCAGGCCGGTGCTGCGCCCGGCCCCGCGCAGGCCGCCCTCGACGAGGTACGCCGTGGTGGTCTTGCCGGAGGTGCCGGTGATGCCGATCTGGAGCAGGTCTTCACCGGGACGGCCGTAGATCGTTGCGGCGAGCTCACCCATGCGGGCGCGCGGGTCGGCGACGGCGAGGACCGGCAGCCCGGTCGCGGACGCACGCTCCGCGCCCGCCGGGTCGCTCAGCACGGCCGCGGCGCCGAGTGCGGCCGCCTGGGCCGCGAAGTCGGCGCCGTGCAGCTTCGCGCCGGGCAGGGCCGCGTACAGGTCGCCGGGGCGCACCACACGGGAGTCGTGCGTGATCCCGGTGATCTGCTGCGCGGCGCCGGCGCCTGCGCCGGGGGCTTCGATGCCCAGCAGGGTGGCCAGCTCGCCCAGAGGGGTCGGGCGGGCGGTCACGGGCCGGGGCGCTCCCGGCGGCGTTGCCGGGGCGTCTTCCTGGGCGGTTCTGGGCTGATCAGCGTGGGGCACGGCGGTGAGCGTACCGGGCGCGGCGGGCCGCTCGCGAAGTGAGGGCCCGGCCGCGCTGGCGGCGGCCGACGGGTTCCCGGGTTTCGGGGTGATCGTTGTCACTGATGGTGCCTCACGGATTTCTGGCGGGCCGGCGGGCCCGCCGGGTCACTGGCCGGGCTGCCGGCTGGGCTGGGATGCGGGCGGGGGGCCGGCGTCGAAGGTGACCGGGAGCCCGGCGGGGGCGGTTCCGGTCGGGGCGACCTGGAGGGTCTTGAGGGCGAACTCCATGACCTTCTTGTAGATCGGGCCGCAGATCTGGCCGCCGAAGTAGTTGCCCTTGGTGGGATTCTGGATGGCGCAGTACACGGTGATCCGCGGGTTGTCGGCGGGCGCGAACCCGGCGAAGGAGGCGGTGTAGCCCTTGTAGCGCCCGGTGGCCGGATCCACCCGGTTGGAGGTGCCGGTCTTGCCGCCGACCCGGTAGCCGGGGATGCGGGCCTTGGTGCCGGTGCCCTCCTGGTCGTCGACGACCGACTCCAGCATCTCGGACAGGGCCTTGGCGGTCTCCGGGCTGATCACACGGTTCTGCTCGGGTGCCGGGGCCGGGGTGAAGCGGCCGTCGGGGCCCTTGGTGCCGCGGACCAGGGTGGGTGTGATCCGGACTCCGCCGTTGGCGATCGTCGAGTACACGGAGGCCGCCTGCATGGCGTTGAGGGACAGGCCCTGGCCGAAAGGGATCGTGTACTGCTGGGAGGTGGACCAGGCCTCGGGCCGGGCGAGGATGCCCCGGGACTCGCCCGGGTAGTTCAGGCCGGTGGGCTGCCCGATGCCGAACTTGTTCAGGTACGAGTAGAGGACCCGGTTGGCCTCGGGCTGGGTGGCGCCGAGCTGGCCGGTGGCCAGGATCGTGCCGATGTTGGAGGACTTGGCGAGGACCCCGTTGAGGGTCAGGTACCAGGTCGGGTGGTCGATGTCGTCCTTGAACAGCCGGTCGCCGCGGTGCAGCCGGTTGGGCACCTCGACGTGCGTTTCGGGCGTGGCCTTCTTCTCCTCCAGTACGGCGGCCATCGACATCACCTTGGCGGTGGAGCCGGGCTCGTACACGTCCTGGAGGGCCGCGTTGCCCATGGCGGCGGAGCTGGCCTTCGACAGGTCGTTGGGGTCGAAGCCGGGGGCGTTGGCCATGGCCAGCACCTCGCCCGTGCGGGTGTCCTGGACGACGACGTAGCCGCGGTCGGCCTCGGACTTGGCGACCTGCTCGGTGATGGCGCTCTGCGCCGCCCACTGGATGTCGCGGTCGATCGTCAGCTCGATGTCCTCGCCGGGCACGGCGGGCTTCTCGCTGGACCCGGCGGTGGGCACGCGGCGGCCGCCGGACTGGGCGTACGTGATCGCCCCGTCCTTGCCGGCCAGCTTCTTGTCGAGGGAGGACTCCAGCCCGCCGGCGCCCTTGCCCTCGGCGTTGACGTAGCCCAGTATCCCGGCGGCCAGGTCCCCGTTGGGGTACACGCGCTTGCTGCTGTCCTCGTTGAACACGCCGGCGAGGACGTTGGCGCCGGGGCCGTTGTTCTTCTTGTCGGCGGCAGCCTTGTCGGCGAAGACCCGCTTGAGGTCCTTGATCTGGTTCCAGACCTGCGGGGTCTGGCGGCGGGCCAGGACGACGTAGCGGGTGTTCTTGGTCTTGAGGCGGGCCGTGAGCTCCTTGGCGTCCTTGCCGAGGATCGGCCCGAGCAGGGCGGCGGCCTGCTCGGGGGCGTCCGGAGCCTTGCTGTCCTGCGGGGTGAACATCTTCGGGTCGGCGGTGATGTCGTACGCGTCGACGCTGGCGGCGAGGGCCACGCCCTTGCGGTCGGTGATCTCACCGCGCTCGGCGGCCAGGGTGTAGCTGGCGAAGCGGTTCTCGGAGGCCTTGGCGGAGTACGCGGAGGCGTCGAAGGCCTGCACCTGGAGCAGTCGCACGACGAAGGCCACCATGACGAGGGTCAGCCCGACGCTGACGAGGCGCAGCCGGGGCTTGGGGCTGCCGAGGCGGATGGTGTGCGATGTCCTGGCCGGGACGGGTCTGCGCGTTGCGGGCCGGGAGTTGACGCGGGCCCGATCGGCGCCCCCGGGCCGCACACGCCCGGGTCCGGGCACCCGGCGCCGCACGTCCTGCCCCTTCACGCCGCCACCCCGCACGACCCGGCGCCCGGCCCCGGCACGCCCGGGCCCGTCGACGCGTCCGCGTGCGCCCTGCCGCCGGTGGGCCGGACCGAGCCCGGGGAACGGGAGGGGGGTGGGGAGGGGAAAGCCCCGCGCAGCGGCTGGCCGCCGGGCCTGGCGGGGGCGGGGGCGGGCAATCCGGTGCAGCGTCCCGCAGCAGCTGTCCGCGTCACGGCGTCACCTTCCGGGGGTCGGGTTGGGCTGAGGAGCTCCCCCCGGCACGGGCTGCGCGCTCGGGGGCGTACCGGCCGGGGTGGCGCCGGGGGCGGGCCCCGGGGTCCCGGCGGGGGTGGAGCCGGGAGCCGCGCCGGGGGCGGGCTGGTTCGGGGTCGCCGCCGGCGGTGGCGCGGGGGCCTCAGCCGGCGCCGCGGTCCCGGTGACCTTGCCGTCGGGCCCGATGAAGACCGGGCTGCCGCCGGGGACCATGCCCAGCTCGTGGGCCCGCCGCTGCAGCGCGTCCGGCGCCGAGTAGCCGTCGACGTCCCGCTGCAGCGCCTGTTCTTCGTCCGTGAGTGCGGTGGTCTCCTTCTTCAGCTTGCTCAGCTGGAAGGAGCCCTGGTTGAGTGCCGAGTTCAGCAGCAGCAGGCTGATCAGGCCACCGGCCAGCAGCGCCACCACCAGCAGGACGAACGGGGTCCGCGCCGCCTGCCCCGAGGGGCCGCCGCGCAGCCGCCCCAGTCCCCCGGCCTTGCTCACAGCCGCGCCTCCCGGATGCGCTCGACGCCGCGGAAGCGGGCCGGGGCGGCCCGCCGGTTCTCGGCGATCTCCTCCTCCGTGGGCAGCTCCGCGCCACGGGTGAGCAGCTTCAGCTTGGGCTGGTACTTCTCCGGTACCACGGGCAGCCCGGGCGGGGCCGTGGAGGTCGCGCCCGCCGCGAAGACCTGCTTGACGAGCCGGTCCTCCAGCGAGTGGTACGAGAGCACCGCGATCCGGCCGCCCACCGCGATCCGCTCCACCGCGGCCGGGACGGCCCGCTCCAGGACCGACAGTTCGCCGTTGACCTCGATGCGCAGCGCCTGGAAGGTCCGCTTGGCCGGGTTGCCGCCCGTCCGCTTGGCCGCCTGCGGCAGCGCGTCGCGGATCAGGTCGACCAGCCGTGCACTGTTCGTGAACGGCTCCTTGTCCCGCTCGCGGACGATCGCCGACACGATCCGCTTGGCCTGCTTCTCCTCGCCGTACTGGCGCAGGATCCGTACGAGCTCGCCCGGCGGGTAGGTGTTGAGAACCTCGGCGGCGCTCATCCCGGTCGTCTGGTCCATCCGCATGTCCAGCGGCGCGTCCTGCGCGTACGCGAACCCGCGGTCGGCCTCGTCGAGCTGCATGGAGGAGACGCCGAGGTCGAACAGGACGCCCTGGACGGTGGGGATGCCGAGCCGGTCCAGTACCTCGGGCAGCTCGTCGTAGACGGCGTGGACGAGGGTGGCGCGGTCGCCGAAGGGCGCGAGCCGCTCGCCGGAGAGCCGCAGGGCCTCCTTGTCGCGGTCGAGGCCGATGAGGTGGGCCTCGGGGAACCGGGTGAGCAGGGCCTCGCTGTGGCCGCCGAGGCCGAGGGTGCAGTCGACGACGACGGCCCCGGGCCTCTCCAGCGCCGGGGCCAACAGGTCCAGGCACCGCTGGAGCATCACCGGGACATGTCGGGACTCGCTAGTCAAAGCGCCCTCTCAGATAACGGCGCGGCAGGCATACGCCGCGCCGCGCACGCGGAGTGTTACCAGGGGGCCGGGCGGCCGGTCAGGGCCGGGCTCCGGCCGGTTCGCGTCACTTTAGTGCAACGGTCGCCGCGGTCAACGAACCGCCCCGCGCGCCGTGCACCCCTCTCGTACGGAACTCGCAAAAGCCGCTTATCACCCGAACGGCGCCGCCACCCCACCCCTGTGGGTTAACTCACAACAAGGACGGTTGACGTTCTTTGTCCACCCTCTCTCCATGCCTTTACCAGCGGTGACCACTAACGTCGTAGGCATGACGACTTCCGCATCCCTGCCCGCAGAGTCCACCACCCAGGCAGCCGGCGGCGACTCGGTCACGGACCGGCTGGTGGCAGCGAACGGACGGTACGCCGCTCAGTTCGAGGATCCCGGTATGGACGCCCGCCCGGTCCTGCACGTAGCCGTGGTGGCCTGCATGGACGCCCGCCTCGACCTGCACAAGGCCCTCGGCCTCGAACTGGGTGACTGCCACACCATCCGCAACGCGGGCGGCGTCGTCACCGACGACACCATCCGGTCGCTCACCATCAGCCAGCGCGCCCTGGGCACCCGCGCGGTCATACTGATCCACCACACCGGCTGTGGCCTCGAAAGCCTGACCGAGGACTTCCGGCACGAGCTGGAGGACGAGGTCGGGCAGCGCCCCGCCTGGGCCGTCGAGGCCTTCCGTGACGTGGACCAGGACGTCCGCCAGTCCATGCAGCGGGTCCGGACGAACCCCTTCCTGCCCCACCGCGACGATGTGCGAGGCTTCGTCTTCGACGTGCACACCGGACTCCTGCGGGAGATCGATCCCGCCTCGTGAGTGACACAAGGCCACAACGCCGTCAAGAATGCGGGAAGACGCCGCCCGGAAAACCGTCCGGGCCGGCGTCCGTGTCGGGGTGGGCCGGAGTGCGCTGAGGGCGTCGGCCCTGCGGAAAGGGCCGAGGAGAACCAGGTGACGACGTATGACGACCGAGCGAGCCTCGCGGATCTGACGAGCACGGCCGAGCGGGTGCGCCGCTCGATCGAGAGCGTGATCGAGGGCAAGCCCGAGGTCGTACGCATCGCGCTGACCGTGCTGCTCGCCGAAGGGCACCTGCTGATCGAGGACGTCCCCGGCGTCGGCAAGACGATGCTCGCCAAGACGCTGGCGAAGTCCATCGACTGCTCGGTGCAGCGCATCCAGTTCACGCCGGACCTGCTGCCCTCCGACATCACCGGTGTCAGCATCTACGACCAGCAGCGCCGCGAGTTCGAGTTCAAGCCGGGCGCGATCTTCGCGCAGATCGTCATCGGCGACGAGATCAACCGCGCCTCGCCCAAGACCCAGTCCGCGCTGCTGGAGTCGATGGAGGAGCGCCAGGTCACCATCGACGGCACGACCTACACGCTGCCCAGCCCGTTCATGGTGGTGGCCACCCAGAACCCGGTGGAGATGGAGGGCACGTACCCCCTCCCCGAGGCCCAGCGCGACCGCTTCATGGCCCGCGTGTCCGTCGGCTACCCGAGCCCCGACGCCGAGCTCCAGATGCTCGACGTGCACGGCGGGGTCTCCCCGCTCGACGACCTCCAGGCCGTCGCGCACGCCCACGACGTCGTCAAGCTCATAGAGGCCGTCCGCGAGGTGTACGTCGCCGAGCCCGTCCGCCGCTACGTCGTCGACCTGGTCTCGGCCACCCGCAGCCACCCGGACCTGCGCCTGGGCGCCTCGCCCCGCGCCACCCTCCACCTGCTGCGCGCCGTGAAGGCCTCCGCCGCCCTGTCCGGCCGGGACTACGTACTGCCCGACGACGTGCAGGCGCTGGCCGCCCCCGTCCTCGCCCACCGGCTGCTGCCCACCACGCAGGCCCAGCTCAACCGGCGCACCGCCGAGCAGGTCGTCCACGACATCCTCCAGCGCACCCCCGTCCCCGCCGCGCACGCCCGCGGCGAGATGCCGCCCGGCGCGGGCATCCGGGGCTTCTGATGAGCGCCGGTGCCCCGCGCGGCGCCGGCGGCGAGGGCCGGGGCGCCGGCGGGCTGCGCGCCTCGCTCGCGGGGCTGACCACCCGCGGCCGGTCCTTCCTGGCCGCCGGGGTCGCCGCCGCCCTGTGCGCGTACGTGCTCGGCCAGGGCGAACTGCTCCGGGTCGGGCTGCTGCTCGCCGTCCTGCCGCTGGTCTGCGTCCTCGCCCTGCACCGCACCCGCCACCGGGTCTCCGGCAGCCGCCGGCTGACCCCGATGCGGGTGCCCGCCGGATCCGAGGCCCGGGTCCAACTGCGCATGGAGAACGTCTCCCGGCTGCCCACCGGGCTGCTGATGCTCCAGGACCGGGTCCCTTACGTACTCGGTCCCCGGCCCCGTTTCGTCCTGGACCGCGTCGAGCCCGGCGGGCGCCGCGAGGTCTCCTACCGGGTCCGCTCCGACCTGCGCGGCCGATACCCGCTGGGCCCGCTCCAGCTGCGGCTGACCGACCCCTTCGGGCTCGTCGAGCTGACCCGCTCGTTCAGCACCTACGACACGCTCACCGTCATCCCGCGCACCGAGGCACTGGCCCCGGTCCGGCTGACCGGCGAGACCTCCGGCTACGGCGACGGCAGCCGCCGCTCCCTCGCCCTGGCCGGCGACGACGACGTGATCCCCCGGACCTACCGGCGCGGCGACGACCTGCGCCGGGTGCACTGGCGTTCCACCGCCCGCTACGGCGAGCTAATGGTGCGCCGCGAGGAGCAGCCGCAGCGCAGCAGGGCCACGGTCCTGCTGGACACCCGCGGCGCCGCCTTCGAGGGCGCCGGACCCGACTCGGCCTTCGAGTGGGCGGTCTCCGGGGCCGCCTCGGCCCTGGCGCACCTGCTCGAACAGGGTTTCTCGGTGCGGCTGCTGACGGACACCGGGACCTCGGTGTCCGGCGACGGCGGCGGCTTCTCCTCCGGCGGACAGGAGTCCGCGGAGGCCGCCGGGCTGATGATGGACACCCTCGCGGTCGTCGGGCACTCCGACGGCGCCGGCCTCTCGCGCGCGTACGACGCGGTGCGCGACGGCGGCCACGGCGGCGGGGCCTTCGCCGGAGCCGGCGGTGACGGGCTCCTCCTCGCCTTCTTCGGGGACCTGGACGACGTACAGACGGAACTGGCGGCCAAGATGCGCGGCCGCTGCGGGGCCGCGGTGGCTTTCGTACTGGACTCCGCGCTGTGGGCCGGACGGCCCTCGAAGGTGGAAGCACGGGTGCGCAGGCTGCGCGACGCGGGCTGGACGGCGCTCGCAGCGCCGCCCGGGGTGGCGTTCGGGGAGCTGTGGCGCCAGGCCGGGAACGCTCCGCTCGGCACGGGTACTTCCGGAGGTTGGGGATGAGCGGGCGAGCGCGCGTGACGCTCTTCGCGATGCTGGCGACGCTGCTCACCTCGTGGTCGCTGGCCTCGCTGGTGGACTCCTCGGGCTGGCTGCTCCAGGCGGCGGCCCTGCTGGCCGTGCAGAGCGGGGTGGGGGCCGGGGCCCGGCGGGTGCCGCTGGGGCGCACGCTCACCGTGGCCGCACAGGTGCTGGTGTCGCTGCTGGTGCTCGTGTTCCTGTTCGCGGGCAAGGGCGAGTCCACCGGGACCGGGCCGGTGGCCTACCTCGTGACGGACTTCGGCGCCCTGTTCCAGCGGGGCGTCCAGGACGTCGGCGAGTTCGCGACCCCCGCGCCGCTGACCGACGGCATCCGGCTGCTGCTGCTCACCGGGGTGCTGCTGATCGGGCTGCTGGTGGACCTGCTGGCGGTGACCCTGCGGACCGCCGCCGCGGCCGGGCTGCCGCTGCTCGCGCTGTACTCGGTCGCCGCGGGGCTCTCCGGCGGCGCCGGGGCCTCCGCGGTCTCCTTCGTACTGGCCGGCTGCGGCTACCTGTTGCTGCTGCTGGCCGAGGGCCGCGACCGGCTCGCCCAGTGGGGACGGGTCTTCGGCGCGGCACCCGGCGGGCGGGCGGCGGAGGCCTCCGGGTACGGCGGCCTCGGGGCCCCGACCCAGGCCGTGGCCCCCGTACGCACCGGCCGGCGGATCGGCGCCGTCGCGCTGGGCATCGCCCTGGCGGTGCCCACGGTGCTGCCCTCGCTCAGCGGCGGGCTGCTCGGCGCGCAGGGCGACGCCGAAGGCGGCGGCACCGGCATCGGCGGGACGATCTCGGCGGTCAACCCGCTGGTGTCCCTCCAGAGCAGCCTGAACACACAGGACAACCGGGTGGTGCTGAAGTACCGCACGGACAGCCCGCAGCTCGGCGAGCAGTACCTGCGGATCCTGGCGCTGGATGAGTTCAACGGCGTGAAGTGGGAGGCTTCCGGGCGGGCCCTGAGCGACGTACCGGAGCGGCTGCCGACCCCGCCAGGACTGAGCGAGCAGGTGCGGGCCACCGGAACCGAGGTGCGGACGAGCATCTCGGCGGCCGACACGTACGCGCAGCGCTACCTGCCGATGCCTTACCCGGCGACGTCCGTGGACATCCCGGGCAAGTGGCGGTTCGAGCCGGCCGGCCGGACCCTGGTCGGGGACCAGCTGGGCAAGGACAGGTTCCAGAACGTCCAGGGCGCCATGTACACGGTGCGCAGTCTGCTGCTGCGGCCGACGGCCGTCGAGCTGCAGGCGGCGCCGCAGCCGGATCCGGCGATCAAGGCCGAGTACACGAAGCTGCCGGACAACCTGCCGCCCGTGGTAGCCGACACGGCCCGCCAGGTCACGAGGGGCGCGAAGGACGACTACGCACGGGCGGTGAAGCTCCAGGACTACTTCGCCGAGGACGGCGGCTTCCGCTACGACACCAAGGTCGCCTCGGGTACGGGGCCGCAGGCCATCGCCCGGTTCCTCGCGGACAAGGAGGGATTCTGCATCCACTTCGCGTTCTCGATGGCGGCGATGTCGCGCACCCTCGGGATCCCGGCGCGGGTCGCGGTGGGCTTCACGCCCGGCGAGAAGCAGTCGGACGGCAGCGTGAACGTCTCGATGCGGGACGCGCACGCCTGGCCCGAGCTGTACTTCGAGGGCGTGGGCTGGACCCGGTTCGAGCCGACGCCGCGCCAGGGCATCACGGTTCCGGACTACTCGCGTCCCGAGGCGCCGGCGCCCCAGCCGTCCGCGCCGACGGCGCTGCCCTCGACGGGAGCGGCCCAGCCGTCGGCGGCGCCCTCGAAGGCGGACGCCTGCCCGCCGGAGGCGAAGAAGCTGGGCGAGTGCGGGGCCTCGGCGCCGCACCAGGACGCGGGCTCCGGTGGCGGTGGCCCGTCGCTGACCGCGGTCCTGGGCTGGACCCTGCCGATCCTGGCCCTGCTGGCCCTCCCGCTGCTGCCGCTGCTGTGGCGCAAGCGGGTACGGGACGGCCGGCTGGCGGCGGGAGGCGTACTGGAGGCCTGGCAGGAGCTGGGTGATGCGGCCTGGGACGTGGGCATCGCCCCGGACGGGGCCCTGTCGCCGCGGCGGGCGGCGGGCCGCGTGGTGGTGCTGGGCCGGCTGGAACTCGACGCGGCCGATGCGGTGCACCGGGTCGCGGGGGCGGTGGAGCGGGCACTGTACGCCCCGCCCGGCGCGGAGGTCTCGTACGAGACCCTGGCGGCGGACGTCCTGCTGGTGCGCGGCGCGCTGCTCGGCTCCCTGAGCCGCGGCTCCCGGCTTCGGGCGCTGCTGCTGCCGCGTTCGGCGGTGCGCCTGCGCTGGGCGGCGGCGGCCCGCTGGGCGGCCCTGACGGCCCGCGCCGCAGCCCCCCTGGCGAAGGCCGCCGGGGTCCTGACCCGCACCCGCGCCCGCCTCCCCCTCCGCAACCGCGGCTGAGTCGAGCCGGCGGGGCCGGCCCCGCCGGCATGCGCGGCGCTGGGGCTCCCCCGGACGAAGTCCCGGGGGCAGAGTCCCGGGGGGGGCAGAGTCCCGGGGGCAGAGTCCCGGGGGCCGCCCCGTACAGGCGGGTGCACGCACGGAGCGGCGAGGCTCGATCCCCCCGAGCCCCGCCGCTCCGCGTTCCCTCCCCCGTCCGGCGAAGCCCGGCCCGCACCTGCCGCCCCGTGTCGGCGGTCCGGGCCGGATCCCCGTCCGTTGTCCCCAGTCTGGCGTCCGCGCAGGTGGGGGCCCATCCGCGCCCGTACTCATTTCCGCGCCTAGGTACACGTACTCAGGCGGCGCGGCGAACGACACGCGGAGCGGGCGGCGCCACCAGTTCTACGCCGTCCCGCCGCACCACGGCACCGCCGATCGGGGGGCACCGGCCTCCTCAGCGGTTCCCGCTGACCCGTCCCCGCAGCAGCAGTGACAGGGCCGAGTGCACGTCGTCCAGCGACCTCTCGCTCTGGAACGACTGCCAGTCGAGCGCGGCCACCAGCACCATGCCCACCATCGCGGCGGCCGTCAGCTGCACGTCGATCTCCGCGCTGAGCTCCCCGCGCTCGACGCCCTCCCGCAGCACCGTCTCCACGACGGCGACCGCCTCCTGCCGGACCACCATCAGCGTGGACTGCCACGCCCGGTTGGTCCGCCACAGTTCGGCGACGTACAGCTGGGTGAAGGCCGGGTACCGGTCGATGAAGACGAGACCGGCCCGGATCATCGCGTCGAGCGCCTCGACCCGGCTGCCACCGCGCCGCTCGGTCTCCTCGGCCGCGTCGCGCAGCGAGGCCGTCAGCAGCCCGACGCCGTGCCGCAGCAGTTCCTCGAAGAGTTCGTTCTTGCTCGCGAAGTTGTAGTAGACCGTGCCCTTCGCGACGCCCGCCCGTTCGGCGATCTCGTCGACCGTGGTGGCCGAGAAGCCCTGCTCGGCGATGAGCGTGACGGCCGCCTCGTAGAGCTTCTGGCGGGTCGCCTGCCGGCGGCTGCCGCCGGTACCGGTGTTGCTGGTGTCCATGGCGCTGATTCTCACAGGTCAACCGATCTCTACAGGCTCAGTTCCGGGTGCAGCCGGTCCATCGTCCACACCTGC contains these protein-coding regions:
- a CDS encoding transglutaminaseTgpA domain-containing protein; protein product: MSGRARVTLFAMLATLLTSWSLASLVDSSGWLLQAAALLAVQSGVGAGARRVPLGRTLTVAAQVLVSLLVLVFLFAGKGESTGTGPVAYLVTDFGALFQRGVQDVGEFATPAPLTDGIRLLLLTGVLLIGLLVDLLAVTLRTAAAAGLPLLALYSVAAGLSGGAGASAVSFVLAGCGYLLLLLAEGRDRLAQWGRVFGAAPGGRAAEASGYGGLGAPTQAVAPVRTGRRIGAVALGIALAVPTVLPSLSGGLLGAQGDAEGGGTGIGGTISAVNPLVSLQSSLNTQDNRVVLKYRTDSPQLGEQYLRILALDEFNGVKWEASGRALSDVPERLPTPPGLSEQVRATGTEVRTSISAADTYAQRYLPMPYPATSVDIPGKWRFEPAGRTLVGDQLGKDRFQNVQGAMYTVRSLLLRPTAVELQAAPQPDPAIKAEYTKLPDNLPPVVADTARQVTRGAKDDYARAVKLQDYFAEDGGFRYDTKVASGTGPQAIARFLADKEGFCIHFAFSMAAMSRTLGIPARVAVGFTPGEKQSDGSVNVSMRDAHAWPELYFEGVGWTRFEPTPRQGITVPDYSRPEAPAPQPSAPTALPSTGAAQPSAAPSKADACPPEAKKLGECGASAPHQDAGSGGGGPSLTAVLGWTLPILALLALPLLPLLWRKRVRDGRLAAGGVLEAWQELGDAAWDVGIAPDGALSPRRAAGRVVVLGRLELDAADAVHRVAGAVERALYAPPGAEVSYETLAADVLLVRGALLGSLSRGSRLRALLLPRSAVRLRWAAAARWAALTARAAAPLAKAAGVLTRTRARLPLRNRG
- a CDS encoding carbonic anhydrase, which encodes MTTSASLPAESTTQAAGGDSVTDRLVAANGRYAAQFEDPGMDARPVLHVAVVACMDARLDLHKALGLELGDCHTIRNAGGVVTDDTIRSLTISQRALGTRAVILIHHTGCGLESLTEDFRHELEDEVGQRPAWAVEAFRDVDQDVRQSMQRVRTNPFLPHRDDVRGFVFDVHTGLLREIDPAS
- a CDS encoding MoxR family ATPase, which codes for MTTYDDRASLADLTSTAERVRRSIESVIEGKPEVVRIALTVLLAEGHLLIEDVPGVGKTMLAKTLAKSIDCSVQRIQFTPDLLPSDITGVSIYDQQRREFEFKPGAIFAQIVIGDEINRASPKTQSALLESMEERQVTIDGTTYTLPSPFMVVATQNPVEMEGTYPLPEAQRDRFMARVSVGYPSPDAELQMLDVHGGVSPLDDLQAVAHAHDVVKLIEAVREVYVAEPVRRYVVDLVSATRSHPDLRLGASPRATLHLLRAVKASAALSGRDYVLPDDVQALAAPVLAHRLLPTTQAQLNRRTAEQVVHDILQRTPVPAAHARGEMPPGAGIRGF
- a CDS encoding UDP-N-acetylmuramoyl-L-alanyl-D-glutamate--2,6-diaminopimelate ligase — encoded protein: MTTITPKPGNPSAAASAAGPSLRERPAAPGTLTAVPHADQPRTAQEDAPATPPGAPRPVTARPTPLGELATLLGIEAPGAGAGAAQQITGITHDSRVVRPGDLYAALPGAKLHGADFAAQAAALGAAAVLSDPAGAERASATGLPVLAVADPRARMGELAATIYGRPGEDLLQIGITGTSGKTTTAYLVEGGLRGAGRSTGLVGTVEMRIGDERIKSERTTPEATDLQALFAVMRERGVEAVAMEVSSHALVLGRVDGCVFDVAVFNNLSPEHMEFHSDMEDYFQAKAQLFTERRARLGVVNVDDEYGRRLAKEATIPVVTFSAAGDPAADWRAEDVVHGHMDSTLTLLGPDGQRVRATAPLPGPFNVANTVAAVVTLAAAGLDPQTAADGVAAVPGVPGRLERVDAGQPYLAVVDYAHKTDAVVSVLRALREVTTGKLHIVLGCGGDRDTTKRAPMGAAAARFADTAVLTSDNPRSEDPLAILAAMFEGAVSVPAEERGTVLVDADRAAAIAAVIARAEPGDTVLVAGKGHEQGQETAGVVRPFDDRAVLRAAIENHAQFDVRQAEVNQ
- a CDS encoding DUF58 domain-containing protein; this translates as MSAGAPRGAGGEGRGAGGLRASLAGLTTRGRSFLAAGVAAALCAYVLGQGELLRVGLLLAVLPLVCVLALHRTRHRVSGSRRLTPMRVPAGSEARVQLRMENVSRLPTGLLMLQDRVPYVLGPRPRFVLDRVEPGGRREVSYRVRSDLRGRYPLGPLQLRLTDPFGLVELTRSFSTYDTLTVIPRTEALAPVRLTGETSGYGDGSRRSLALAGDDDVIPRTYRRGDDLRRVHWRSTARYGELMVRREEQPQRSRATVLLDTRGAAFEGAGPDSAFEWAVSGAASALAHLLEQGFSVRLLTDTGTSVSGDGGGFSSGGQESAEAAGLMMDTLAVVGHSDGAGLSRAYDAVRDGGHGGGAFAGAGGDGLLLAFFGDLDDVQTELAAKMRGRCGAAVAFVLDSALWAGRPSKVEARVRRLRDAGWTALAAPPGVAFGELWRQAGNAPLGTGTSGGWG
- a CDS encoding TetR/AcrR family transcriptional regulator, which gives rise to MDTSNTGTGGSRRQATRQKLYEAAVTLIAEQGFSATTVDEIAERAGVAKGTVYYNFASKNELFEELLRHGVGLLTASLRDAAEETERRGGSRVEALDAMIRAGLVFIDRYPAFTQLYVAELWRTNRAWQSTLMVVRQEAVAVVETVLREGVERGELSAEIDVQLTAAAMVGMVLVAALDWQSFQSERSLDDVHSALSLLLRGRVSGNR
- the rsmH gene encoding 16S rRNA (cytosine(1402)-N(4))-methyltransferase RsmH, with the translated sequence MLQRCLDLLAPALERPGAVVVDCTLGLGGHSEALLTRFPEAHLIGLDRDKEALRLSGERLAPFGDRATLVHAVYDELPEVLDRLGIPTVQGVLFDLGVSSMQLDEADRGFAYAQDAPLDMRMDQTTGMSAAEVLNTYPPGELVRILRQYGEEKQAKRIVSAIVRERDKEPFTNSARLVDLIRDALPQAAKRTGGNPAKRTFQALRIEVNGELSVLERAVPAAVERIAVGGRIAVLSYHSLEDRLVKQVFAAGATSTAPPGLPVVPEKYQPKLKLLTRGAELPTEEEIAENRRAAPARFRGVERIREARL
- a CDS encoding peptidoglycan D,D-transpeptidase FtsI family protein: MRGGGVKGQDVRRRVPGPGRVRPGGADRARVNSRPATRRPVPARTSHTIRLGSPKPRLRLVSVGLTLVMVAFVVRLLQVQAFDASAYSAKASENRFASYTLAAERGEITDRKGVALAASVDAYDITADPKMFTPQDSKAPDAPEQAAALLGPILGKDAKELTARLKTKNTRYVVLARRQTPQVWNQIKDLKRVFADKAAADKKNNGPGANVLAGVFNEDSSKRVYPNGDLAAGILGYVNAEGKGAGGLESSLDKKLAGKDGAITYAQSGGRRVPTAGSSEKPAVPGEDIELTIDRDIQWAAQSAITEQVAKSEADRGYVVVQDTRTGEVLAMANAPGFDPNDLSKASSAAMGNAALQDVYEPGSTAKVMSMAAVLEEKKATPETHVEVPNRLHRGDRLFKDDIDHPTWYLTLNGVLAKSSNIGTILATGQLGATQPEANRVLYSYLNKFGIGQPTGLNYPGESRGILARPEAWSTSQQYTIPFGQGLSLNAMQAASVYSTIANGGVRITPTLVRGTKGPDGRFTPAPAPEQNRVISPETAKALSEMLESVVDDQEGTGTKARIPGYRVGGKTGTSNRVDPATGRYKGYTASFAGFAPADNPRITVYCAIQNPTKGNYFGGQICGPIYKKVMEFALKTLQVAPTGTAPAGLPVTFDAGPPPASQPSRQPGQ